TCTACCTCTACCCCGGCGCGCACCGGGCGGTGGTGCGCCGCTGCGACCTGGCCTACAACCTGTTCGGGCTGTGGATCGAGAAAGCCGACGACGTGCTCATCGAGCACAACAACATCACCGGCAAGCGCGAATACGCCTCGCCCCAGCGCGGCAACGGCGTGCAGCTGTACAACACCAAGCGCGCCAAGATTTTGAACAACGAGATCAGCTTCGTGCGCGACGCGTTGTACGTGGACGTCTCGCACAACGCGCTGTTCAAGGGCAACAAGCTGCACCACAGCCGCTACGGCACGCACTACATGAACTCCTACTACAACCTGTGGGAGGACAACGACACGTACTACAACCGCGGCGGCCTGGCCCTGATGGAGGTGCGCCACCAGGAGGTTCGCAACAACCGCGCCTGGGGCAATTCCGACCACGGGATCATGCTGCGCACGCTGCAGGACTCGGTGATCGAGAACAACGTCGTGGCCGGCAACAGCCGGGGCTTTTTCATCTACGACGTGGAATACATCAAGCTCAATGGCAACCTGATCGTGGACAACACCGTGGGCGTGCATCTGTCGGCGGGCTCCAAGAACAACGAGGTCGAAGGCAACGACGTCATCGGCAACCGTGAGCAGGTGCGCTACGTGGGCGCACGCGACGAGACCTGGGGCGCCAGGAGCGGCAACCACTGGAGCAACTATCTTGGCTGGGACCGCGATGGCGACGGTCTGGGCGATGTGCCCTACGAGGCCAACGACATGGTGGACCGCCTGACCTGGCGCCACCCCAGTGTGAAGCTGCTGCTGGCCAGCCCTGCGGTGCAGGCGCTGCGTCTGGTGGGCCGGCAATTTCCCATTTTGCGGGCCCCCTCGGTGGTGGACCCTCACCCGCGCATGCGGCCCGCCCACAACGACTGGAGCCAATGGCGTGGCAAGCACTTTCCCGGCCAATGAACCCCTGGCCATCCACCTGCGCGGCGTCAGCAAGCACTGGGGCGCGCTGCACGCCGTGGACGGCGTGGATCTCGACGTCCCC
The DNA window shown above is from Pulveribacter suum and carries:
- a CDS encoding nitrous oxide reductase family maturation protein NosD, coding for MKGAITHLGVALALWIAGAVQAATVAVSPGGDLAAAVQAAQPGDTVEVARGHYRANLLIDKPLTLRGVGRPTISGGNQGDTIRVTAPDVVIEGLIVRDSGDSLKDQNAGIYLYPGAHRAVVRRCDLAYNLFGLWIEKADDVLIEHNNITGKREYASPQRGNGVQLYNTKRAKILNNEISFVRDALYVDVSHNALFKGNKLHHSRYGTHYMNSYYNLWEDNDTYYNRGGLALMEVRHQEVRNNRAWGNSDHGIMLRTLQDSVIENNVVAGNSRGFFIYDVEYIKLNGNLIVDNTVGVHLSAGSKNNEVEGNDVIGNREQVRYVGARDETWGARSGNHWSNYLGWDRDGDGLGDVPYEANDMVDRLTWRHPSVKLLLASPAVQALRLVGRQFPILRAPSVVDPHPRMRPAHNDWSQWRGKHFPGQ